In Longimicrobium sp., one DNA window encodes the following:
- a CDS encoding M13 family metallopeptidase — protein MTVFTTRGAALALVLAGTLAGGAAAQTGLGVDTTAFDRSVRPQDDFYQFVNGAWLRNTQIPADRTTYGSFVMLRDSSEEAMRQIVERAAASRGAPGSREQKVGDLYLSFMDTARIEQLGLQPLQADLARIRGVTSKAQLPALFAGLARIGVGYPFGFGVSTDQKQSTQYTVYVSQTGLGLPDRDYYLQANERFQALRDAYVGYMETLLRLAGEQDPAGKARAVLAFETELAQRQWERTRNRDRNATYNRMTLAELRARAPGFDWAAWLREAGVQGVESVVVRQPSYLAGADSVLAATPLETLKAYETVRLLDSAAPFLPRAFAEASFQFRGRTLSGQQEQRPRWKRGVGVVEGALGEVVGEMYVAEHFRPEQKARMERLVANLLEAFRQGIDELEWMTPATRAQAKDKLSKITVKIGYPAKWRDYSALEIVPGDLLGNMRRVAAFEYNRMLSRLGRPVDRTEWGMTPQTVNAYYNATNNEIVFPAAILQPPFFNPDADDAVNYGAIGAVIGHEISHGFDDQGRKSDGEGNLRDWWTGEDASAFEQRATALANQYSQFSPLEGATVNGRLTLGENIGDLSGLAVAYRAYKLSLGGREAPVIGGFTGDQRFFLGWAQVWRSKFRDEALRQQLLTDPHSPGMYRTNGVLVNMQEFYDAFGVKEGDKMYRPANQRVKIW, from the coding sequence ATGACCGTCTTCACCACCCGCGGAGCCGCCCTGGCGCTCGTGCTGGCCGGCACCCTGGCCGGCGGCGCGGCCGCGCAGACCGGCCTGGGCGTCGACACCACGGCGTTCGACCGCAGCGTCCGCCCCCAGGACGACTTCTACCAGTTCGTCAACGGCGCCTGGCTGCGCAACACGCAGATCCCGGCCGACCGCACCACCTACGGCTCGTTCGTGATGCTGCGCGACTCCTCGGAAGAGGCGATGCGCCAGATCGTGGAGCGCGCGGCCGCCAGCCGCGGCGCGCCCGGCTCCAGGGAGCAGAAGGTCGGCGACCTGTACCTGAGCTTCATGGACACCGCGCGGATCGAGCAGCTCGGGCTCCAGCCGCTCCAGGCGGACCTGGCCCGCATCCGCGGCGTCACCAGCAAGGCCCAGCTCCCGGCGCTCTTCGCCGGCCTGGCGCGCATCGGCGTGGGCTACCCGTTCGGCTTCGGCGTCTCGACCGACCAGAAGCAGTCCACCCAGTACACGGTGTACGTCTCGCAGACCGGCCTGGGGCTCCCCGACCGCGACTACTACCTGCAGGCCAACGAGCGCTTCCAGGCGCTGCGCGACGCGTACGTCGGCTACATGGAGACGCTGCTGCGCCTGGCGGGCGAGCAGGACCCGGCCGGCAAGGCCCGCGCGGTGCTGGCCTTCGAGACCGAGCTGGCCCAGCGCCAGTGGGAGCGCACCCGCAACCGCGACCGCAACGCCACCTACAACCGGATGACGCTGGCCGAGCTGCGCGCCCGGGCCCCCGGCTTCGACTGGGCGGCGTGGCTGCGCGAGGCGGGCGTGCAGGGCGTGGAGTCGGTGGTGGTGCGCCAGCCCAGCTACCTGGCCGGCGCCGACAGCGTGCTGGCGGCCACCCCGCTGGAGACGCTGAAGGCGTACGAGACGGTGCGCCTGCTCGACTCGGCGGCGCCGTTCCTCCCCCGCGCCTTCGCGGAGGCCAGCTTCCAGTTCCGCGGCCGCACGCTCAGCGGCCAGCAGGAGCAGCGCCCCCGCTGGAAGCGCGGCGTGGGCGTGGTGGAGGGCGCGCTCGGCGAGGTGGTGGGCGAGATGTACGTGGCGGAGCACTTCCGCCCCGAGCAGAAGGCCCGCATGGAGCGCCTGGTGGCCAACCTGCTGGAGGCGTTCCGGCAGGGGATCGACGAGCTGGAGTGGATGACGCCCGCCACCCGGGCGCAGGCCAAGGACAAGCTGTCGAAGATCACCGTCAAGATCGGCTACCCGGCGAAGTGGCGCGACTACTCGGCGCTCGAGATCGTTCCCGGCGACCTGCTGGGGAACATGCGCCGCGTGGCGGCCTTCGAGTACAACCGGATGCTCTCGCGCCTGGGCAGGCCGGTGGACCGCACCGAGTGGGGGATGACGCCCCAGACGGTGAACGCGTACTACAACGCCACCAACAACGAGATCGTGTTCCCGGCCGCCATCCTGCAGCCGCCGTTCTTCAACCCCGACGCCGACGACGCGGTGAACTACGGGGCGATCGGCGCGGTGATCGGGCACGAGATCAGCCACGGCTTCGACGACCAGGGCCGCAAGTCCGACGGCGAGGGGAACCTGCGCGACTGGTGGACCGGCGAGGACGCCAGTGCGTTCGAGCAGCGCGCCACGGCGCTGGCCAACCAGTACAGCCAGTTCAGCCCGCTGGAGGGCGCCACGGTGAACGGCCGGCTGACGCTCGGCGAGAACATCGGCGACCTGAGCGGCCTGGCGGTGGCGTACCGGGCGTACAAGCTGTCGCTGGGCGGCCGCGAGGCCCCGGTGATCGGCGGCTTCACCGGCGACCAGCGCTTCTTCCTGGGCTGGGCGCAGGTGTGGCGCAGCAAGTTCCGCGACGAGGCGCTCCGGCAGCAGCTCCTCACCGACCCGCACTCGCCCGGGATGTACCGGACGAACGGCGTGCTGGTGAACATGCAGGAGTTCTACGACGCCTTCGGCGTGAAGGAGGGCGACAAGATGTACCGCCCCGCCAACCAGCGCGTGAAGATCTGGTAA